Below is a window of Malania oleifera isolate guangnan ecotype guangnan chromosome 1, ASM2987363v1, whole genome shotgun sequence DNA.
tacatacgtaagttgtatagtgggttatttatgtgtagttactCTTTATATTGCTAATCTAGAAAatgtaactctatgtaggttgactagtagttcatttgtgttaatctggatatataaactcttgtatttacatggtatcccACAAGGCTGAAAatacacactacaaaaaaaactggtttttagtaacGAAGGTACCAGTGACgatttcaattttgtcactaaaagtttgtattagtgacagttttaaaaccgtcactaatacttttgtcactaaaaactgtgcggtaaacaattttcgcaCGAAAACtttttcgggaaaatattagcgacgattctagggtatttGGGACGGATTAAATTcttcactaaaagtcacttattagtgacgattaacaaaccgtcactacaaatatttatgaatataaaaaaaaaaattttagttaagggtattagtgacggattgggagatcggtcactaataatagggtattagtgacggttttgaaaccatcactaatagtgttttttcatttaaaaaatataaaaataatttaggtaagcgtattagtgacgaattgggaGACCTGTCattaataatagggtattagtgacggttttgaaactgtcactgatagttttttatttacaaaaatttaaaataaatttagttaagggtattagtgacggattgggagacgcgtcgctaataatagggtattcgtgatagttttaaaatcgtcactaatagtgttttcatttaaaaaatataaaataaatttagttaagggtactagtgacggattgggaaacccgtcactaatagtagggtattagtgacagttttaaaaccgttactaatagtgtttttattaaaaaaatatataaaaaaatttagttaagagtattagtgacggattgagagacccgtcactaataatagggtattagtgatggttttgaaaccatcactaatagtgtttttattttaaaaaaatataaaataaatttagtttagggtattagtgacgatttaggagacccgtcactaataatagagtattagttatggttttgaaaccgtcactaagagtgtttttatttaaaaatatataaaataaatttagttaaggatattagtgacgatttgggagacctgtcactaataatagggtattagtgacggttttgaaacaatcactaatagtgttttcatttaaaaaataaaaaaaaaatttagttaagggtactaGTGATGGATTGGGATACTCGTCACTAACAATAGggtgttagtgacggttttgaaaccgtcactaatagtgtttttatttaaaaattataaaataaattcaattaagggtattagtgaaagatttggagacccgtcactaataatacggtattagtgatggttttgaaaccgttactaatagtgtttttatttagaaaaatatataaaaatttagttatgggtattagtgatggattaggagactcgtcactaataatagggtgttagtgacagttttgaaaccgtcactaatagtgtttttatttaaaaaatataaaataaatttagtttaaaatattagtgacgaattgggagactcgtcactaataatagggtattagtgagggttttgaaaccatcactaatagttttttgtTTACAAAAATCTAAagtaaatttagttaagggtattagtgacagattgggaggcccatcactaataatagggtattagtgacttttttgaaaccgtcactaatagtgtttttatttaaataatctgaaataaatttagttaagggtattagtgacggattgggagaccagtcactaataatagggtattagtgacagttttgaaactgtcactactagtgtctttatttaaaaaatataaaaaaaatttagttaagggtattggtgacggattgggagactcgtcactaataatagggtattagtgacggttttgaaaccgtcactaatagtgtttttatttaaaaaatataaaataaatttagttaaggctattagtgatggattgggagacccgtcactaataataggatattagtgatgattttgaaaccgtcactaatgctcaaaatttgaaatcaccgCCTTAACCCGGATaatttcccacactttccccaaatttcttctttctcctcccgCCTCCTTCTACCTCTTACTATCTCTTCTTTCCCCAAATTCCATTCTGCTCCTCCCACCTCGCTCCTCCATGCACGCAGTGCAGTCCTCCGGCCACTGAATCTTAAGCCGCCGCCCATAGCATCTCCTCTCTGCATCCATGGTGATAGCGGACACGCACGATGGAGGCATAGGCACGAAATCGAGTCCGCACCAGGACTTGGATCCCAAACTCTCTATTAGGAGGAGACCTAGCGCTGGCACAACCAGAGCTATTCCCAACTCATCCCCGACAGCGGACTCTCTGGGAGCTGAGAGCTACGTTGTTGGTTCGCCCAGGGACGGTTCCCTGGCCAAATTGAGGTCTGATGACGATCGGACAGAGCCGACGAAGGATTCTAGTGAAAGGATTCGAAGTGGTGAGAACAGAGGCGTCGATGCACCCTTGAAGTTTGCTCATCGACCGTTTGTCCCCGCTCACCGTAGAATCAGGGAGAGTCCTCTTAGTTCCAATGCTATTTTCAAGTAAGTTGCCATTGTTAATtgttttttcctttctctctgttaaaaattcttaaatttattcattcattcatttatgGTTTGCTTGCACAGGTAAATGCTTTTGTAATTTTCAATATGTTCCAATGCTATTTCAAACAGGTTGTGTTCGTTGATTAAGTTTTCACTGACCAAAATTTCAACAATTAACCGCTTATACTTGAGGGATGATGGTTGTTAAAAGCATTGGGGTGGGCTATTTATTACTTTTGTGGGGTTAATGTTTTAGGCATTTTATGTCAAGTTTTGATGGCCACAAGCATGTTTGAACACTTTTTGATCTTAAGTACTGTGGAGAAGAATATTTGTTATGGATCTATTGAGAAATGAAGTTATACTTTGTGTAGTGCTAACTATAAATTATGTTTTGTGACAGAGCCACGCAGGCCTCTTCAACCTCTGTATTGTGGTGCTTGTTGCTGTAAACAGCAGGCTTATCATTGAGAATTTAATGAAGGTTTGTCCTGCTCATTTTTTCAATTCTATTGGATAGTTATGGCTACTGTATTAAGCACATGTTTTTTCTCATTTAGTGGCTTTTCTAGTACAGGTTTTAAATCTTAACTATTCTTTTTCAGAAGAAGCACTATTTTAGCATCTGTAGTTTTTAAATGATTAATTCTTGACATTTGTTGCAGTATGGCTTACTAATTGGGTCTGATTTTTGGTTTAATTCGAATTCGTTGAGGGATTGACCCCTTCTTATGTGCTGGTGatgtttctgaatttttcttggcattatatttcattatatttcatttttgtcCATCTAATTTTCTAGGTGGTTCTCATCACAGTCTTAGTCTACCAATCTTCTCGCTTGCTACTTTTATAGTTGAGAAGTTGGCACAAGAGAAGTATATAGCTGAAACAATGAGTGTTTTAtatctttttattttgtttttattcttCGTTAGTTTCTATTTAAACATtcatatctttttattttctctttattcCTTGGTAGTTACTATTTAAACATGGAACAGAAATTCCCTGATTAGGAGTTTGCAACTTGTCTTGTGCTAATATATATTATTCTTGTCGTTATTTTCTAAACCCTGTTGATGATCCATTAAACTTTAATAGTGAAATCTCTCTATAAGTAACTTTAAAAATTTTTCATGGGTGATGTTGTTTTCTTCCTTAATCTAATTGATTGAAACCTTCATGTGCATCgtgttctttttttatttttattttttaatattctaGCCATCGAA
It encodes the following:
- the LOC131163701 gene encoding diacylglycerol O-acyltransferase 1-like, whose product is MVIADTHDGGIGTKSSPHQDLDPKLSIRRRPSAGTTRAIPNSSPTADSLGAESYVVGSPRDGSLAKLRSDDDRTEPTKDSSERIRSGENRGVDAPLKFAHRPFVPAHRRIRESPLSSNAIFKHFMSSFDGHKHSHAGLFNLCIVVLVAVNSRLIIENLMKVVVFLHLIITTTIVLCLVFVILRYGTVNDAKNWCDSTVLFGVTLMLFSCIVWLKLVSYAHTSYDMRALAKSAHKGLQLLQRPHNVMHYGCSF